One genomic region from Streptomyces sp. NBC_00582 encodes:
- a CDS encoding 4-carboxy-4-hydroxy-2-oxoadipate aldolase/oxaloacetate decarboxylase, producing MSGVIVTGPPKAERRDVDALAAFGVATVSEAMGRTGLLGPEIRPIQQGVRMAGTAVTVLSWPGDNLMIHAAVEQCGEGDVLVVTTTSPSTDGMFGELFATALRRRGVRGLIINAGIRDTQELREMDFPAWSRAVSAQGTVKATGGSVNVPVAIDGQVIRPGDVILADDDGVVVVPRERARAAAQASEAREAKEARSRAAFLDGELGLDRYGLRETLKQLGVEYRTYEEYTGERQ from the coding sequence GTGAGCGGCGTGATCGTCACCGGGCCGCCGAAGGCGGAGCGGAGGGACGTCGACGCGCTGGCCGCCTTCGGGGTGGCCACCGTGAGCGAGGCGATGGGGCGGACCGGGCTGCTCGGGCCGGAGATCCGGCCGATCCAGCAGGGGGTGCGGATGGCGGGCACCGCCGTCACCGTGCTGAGCTGGCCCGGCGACAACCTCATGATCCACGCGGCCGTCGAGCAGTGCGGCGAGGGCGACGTCCTGGTCGTCACCACCACCTCGCCGTCCACCGACGGCATGTTCGGCGAGCTGTTCGCGACCGCGCTCCGGCGGCGCGGGGTCCGCGGGCTGATCATCAACGCGGGCATCCGGGACACCCAGGAGCTGCGCGAGATGGACTTCCCGGCCTGGTCCCGCGCGGTCTCCGCCCAGGGCACGGTGAAGGCCACCGGCGGTTCGGTCAATGTGCCCGTGGCGATCGACGGCCAGGTGATCCGTCCCGGCGACGTGATCCTCGCCGACGACGACGGCGTCGTGGTCGTCCCGCGCGAGCGCGCCCGGGCCGCGGCACAGGCGTCCGAGGCCCGCGAGGCCAAGGAGGCCCGCTCCCGTGCCGCCTTCCTCGACGGCGAACTCGGCCTGGACCGCTACGGGTTGCGGGAGACGCTGA